The Peptacetobacter hiranonis DNA window ATTGAATATTATTAATGTCGCATCAAGACCTTCACAATATCCTTTTATCTCTTCAACCTTCCCTTTTCCTATATAGTAAGCAGCGTCTACAGCAGGTCTATTCTGTATTACAGATCCAACTATCTCCGCACCTGCTGCCTTTGCTAGTTCTTTTAATTCCTCCATAGAATCATTTATGTCTATATCATCTATTCTTTTTGATACAGTAGTTATGTTCATTCCAACAAGAAGTGCTCTCTCAACTACCTGTTCATGTAAATTTATATCTAATTCAGTCGTCATAATTTCCTCCTTAATTCTCTTTATTTCTATTCTTTTATTAAAATTTTATCTATTCTTTCAGTATATAAATAAATTTAATTATATTATATCCTAAAAAAATTATCACTACTATATTTATTATAGCCCTTTATTTGAATAAACAACAAAAAAGCAGGTAAATGCTCCACAAAGGATATCTACCTGCATCATAAAATACACCTTAAAATATATGATATATATACTAAATCCATATCATAATATACAAATATAGTATCTAAAAATCAATTCTCATATAATATCTGACTTCCGTGTAATATATGTACGCACGACAAAAAATCCCTACTAAGTAGAGTGGAAAACCAACTTTTTGTTGTTTATTAGCGTACAGTTCTCATAACACGCAAGCCTCCCTTCAAACTAAAATCACAATAAGTATATATTATGATAGCATAAAATGTCAACAAATTTATAAAATAGCATTGTATATTATTAAACTTTAAATTTATAATAATTATTATCTTATAAATTAATTAGGAGGATATTATGAGCGAAAATTATAAGTTTTTCTGCCACAAGAATTGTGAATTTTTCCCATGCCACAAAACAGACAAACCTGATGAGTTTAACTGTCTTTTCTGCTACTGTCCACTTTATGCACTTGGAAAAAACTGCGGTGGAAATTTTAAATACACAGAAAAAGGAATAAAAGACTGTAGCAACTGTATGTTGCCACATAATAAAAAGAACTTTGATTATATAATGAAAAAATTTAGCGAAATATCTGAACTTGCTAGAAAGAAATAAATTTTTATTTTTGTAAATACATAATAAAAGGACTGTTGTAGTTTATACAACAGTCCCATTTTTTATCAACAATTTTTATATTTTTACTAAATTTAGCTCTGTTTTTCCACTCTATCTGAAAAAATTCTATATGCTATAAGCAATGCTATCCACATAATCACAGTTAGACTGACGATAAGTAATGCCTCGTGATAGAAAAATTCTTCTGGAAGTATATTTATTACTGGATCAAGTACTGGGTCAAATATCCAGTAGTCATTTCTAAACATTATCTTATGGAAAAGTACAAATACCTTGTCAAAAGCCACCATCATCGGTATTGCAACAATAACTGGAAGAATTATTAACATCTTTAGTACATTTTTAAGAGGTTTTGTTCTTCCCTTAAATGCTTCATAAATAATAGCTATAAATGCTAACAACCCGATTCCCATTATGTAGTATAATGAGTGAAATATATTTCTAACTTCTTCAAAATGTATCTTACCTTCTCTCGAGAATTTCATACTTGGCAATTTAAATTCTTTATCATCAAAACTAGTATTATAGTCTATTAAATAATTGTAGTTTTCAATTATTTCTTGTTCAGTATATCCAGACATTTCCGGAATATCTAGTCTATATACATCAATATAATATATTTCTCTAAAATTCAATGCAGTTACAGCAGCCATAGAAATTATAGCTATAGTAACTAAAAAAGAGCATATATTCATAAATACCTTTTTCATATTATCACCCAGGTTTTAGTTAGTTTTTAATCTCTATTTTTTTATTAAACTATTTTTGTAGTAAAGTCTTCTATATTCCATACATCATCTACAAAGTCCATGTAGAATTCTGGTTCATGAGATACTAAAAGTACTGTTCCCTTGAATTCTTTTATTGCTTTTTTAAGCTCTTCCTTAGCATCCACATCAAGGTGGTTAGTAGGTTCGTCAAGTACTAGGAAGTTTATATCTTTTAGCATTATTTTACATAGTCTAACTTTCGCTGCTTCTCCCCCACTAAGTACTCTAACTAAGCTAGTTATGTGTTCATTAGTTAATCCACATTTTGCAAGTGCCTGTCTTACTTCATAATTAGTAAGACCTGGATATTCCTGCCATATTTCATCCATAGCGGTATTGTTATTTTCTGTTGAACTTTCCTGTTCAAAGTAACCTACCTCTAGATAGTCACCTAGTTTAACTTCACCGTCATATGGTTTTATCATACCTAAAAGAGTTTTTAGAAGTGTAGATTTACCTATACCATTCATACCTTTTAATGCTATTTTTTTACCTCTTTCAAGCTGGAAGTTAAGTGGTTTTGTAAGTGGCTCATTATATCCTAGTACAAGATCTTTAGTTTCAAATATTATCTTTCCTGCAGCTCTAGCATTTCTAAAGTTGAAAGTAGGTTTTATTTTTTCCTTTGGTCTTTCAAGTATTTCCATCTTATCAAGCTGTTTCTGTCTTGAGTTTGCCATACCTCTTGTTGCAACTCTAGCCTTGTTTCTAGCTATGAAGTCTTCAAGTTTTTCTCTTTCTTTAACCTGTTTTTCGTAAGCCTGTTCTTCCTGTCTTTTCTTGATTTCATTTAATCTTTCAAATTCATCATAGTTTCCTTTGTATCTGTTTAATTCACCATTTTCAAGGTGGTAAACAACGTTACAAGTATCATTTATAAAGCTTATATCGTGAGAAACTAGTACGAATGCATTTTCATATTCCTGTAGATATCTAGTAAGCCATACTATATGTTCTTCATCTAAGTAGTTTGTAGGCTCGT harbors:
- a CDS encoding cysteine-rich small domain-containing protein; the encoded protein is MSENYKFFCHKNCEFFPCHKTDKPDEFNCLFCYCPLYALGKNCGGNFKYTEKGIKDCSNCMLPHNKKNFDYIMKKFSEISELARKK
- a CDS encoding TIGR01906 family membrane protein — its product is MKKVFMNICSFLVTIAIISMAAVTALNFREIYYIDVYRLDIPEMSGYTEQEIIENYNYLIDYNTSFDDKEFKLPSMKFSREGKIHFEEVRNIFHSLYYIMGIGLLAFIAIIYEAFKGRTKPLKNVLKMLIILPVIVAIPMMVAFDKVFVLFHKIMFRNDYWIFDPVLDPVINILPEEFFYHEALLIVSLTVIMWIALLIAYRIFSDRVEKQS
- a CDS encoding ABC-F family ATP-binding cassette domain-containing protein, whose product is MLVVENVSHGFGARVILENVSFRIRKGEHIALVGANGEGKSSFLNIITKKLMPDAGNIKWSSRVTVGYLDQHTVLGKGKTIREVLREAFQHMFDLEQEMLQMYEKMGDASDEEMAALMEDTAEIQTILEHSGFYTIDAKIQEVANGLGLGEIGLDRDVTDLSGGQRTKVLLTKLLLENPTILILDEPTNYLDEEHIVWLTRYLQEYENAFVLVSHDISFINDTCNVVYHLENGELNRYKGNYDEFERLNEIKKRQEEQAYEKQVKEREKLEDFIARNKARVATRGMANSRQKQLDKMEILERPKEKIKPTFNFRNARAAGKIIFETKDLVLGYNEPLTKPLNFQLERGKKIALKGMNGIGKSTLLKTLLGMIKPYDGEVKLGDYLEVGYFEQESSTENNNTAMDEIWQEYPGLTNYEVRQALAKCGLTNEHITSLVRVLSGGEAAKVRLCKIMLKDINFLVLDEPTNHLDVDAKEELKKAIKEFKGTVLLVSHEPEFYMDFVDDVWNIEDFTTKIV